A window of the Kosakonia sp. BYX6 genome harbors these coding sequences:
- a CDS encoding type 1 glutamine amidotransferase domain-containing protein, producing the protein MKKLLQGLLASIVLVSTVNAQPAPKGNVLVLLSSATTLPLKDGKSYASGFYLNEFGVPTDALLKAGYAVTIVTPKGNQPLPDEHSVDPMYFNNNSAEMQRIKTVSETLTAADKVKSIKQVLQEGTQRYAGIFIPGGHAPLIDLPGNAEVGKLLRHFHQDGKPTAAICHGPIALLAAQDQPQAFESNVIAGKSASAKNWIYAGYKMTIFSDAEEQAFEESLKGDKLRYYPAKAMAQAGGKMAFVPAWQPNVVSDRELITGQNPFSDHALAKALIAALDKSVGNSKN; encoded by the coding sequence ATGAAAAAGTTGCTCCAGGGTTTGCTGGCGTCCATTGTGCTGGTCTCCACCGTCAACGCGCAGCCCGCCCCGAAAGGAAACGTGCTGGTGTTACTCTCCAGCGCAACGACATTGCCGCTTAAAGACGGGAAAAGTTACGCTTCCGGTTTTTACCTTAACGAGTTTGGCGTGCCGACTGACGCGTTGTTGAAAGCGGGTTATGCAGTCACGATTGTCACGCCGAAAGGTAACCAGCCGCTGCCGGATGAACACTCAGTTGATCCGATGTACTTCAATAACAATTCTGCTGAGATGCAGCGAATCAAAACGGTGTCAGAAACGCTGACCGCCGCCGACAAGGTGAAATCCATCAAGCAAGTATTGCAGGAAGGAACCCAACGCTATGCTGGTATCTTTATTCCCGGCGGTCATGCGCCGCTGATTGATTTACCCGGCAACGCTGAGGTTGGCAAACTGCTGCGCCATTTCCATCAAGATGGAAAACCGACCGCAGCGATTTGTCATGGTCCGATTGCGTTGCTTGCCGCACAGGACCAACCGCAGGCGTTCGAATCAAATGTGATTGCGGGGAAATCCGCCAGTGCGAAAAACTGGATCTACGCCGGTTATAAGATGACGATTTTTTCCGATGCCGAAGAACAAGCATTTGAAGAATCGTTAAAAGGCGACAAGCTGCGTTACTACCCGGCGAAAGCCATGGCGCAAGCGGGCGGGAAAATGGCGTTTGTTCCGGCCTGGCAGCCGAATGTTGTGAGCGATCGGGAACTGATCACCGGTCAGAATCCTTTCTCGGATCATGCCTTGGCGAAAGCGCTCATTGCGGCGCTGGATAAAAGCGTGGGGAATTCGAAAAACTGA
- a CDS encoding LysR family transcriptional regulator — translation MSRAFESVQLGSIELFCKAAEAGSFTAAAEALGITPASVSRTIHRLESRLGVRLFNRTTRNVKLTSDGELYRAQCQQALDQIANAERVLTGQQSHAKGLLRVSVGTVYGHHRLVPLLPAFMAKYPDIDIELNISNRNIDFIDDGYDLAIRMGEPRDSRVVARKLEDASVGVFGAPDYLRQHGRPTCLETLHQHDLIQFILPSTGRPVSWIFRDEEGEEMDFSFSSRRRVHEDVLAGVGWAIAGGGLFQIYHFVAADAVAQGRLEEVMQEMGGRVRPFYILYPQNRHLSARVRAFVDYLVTTLR, via the coding sequence ATGTCGCGCGCCTTCGAATCTGTGCAACTGGGCAGTATTGAGCTTTTTTGCAAGGCTGCTGAGGCCGGCAGTTTCACCGCCGCCGCAGAGGCGCTGGGCATTACGCCTGCTTCTGTCAGCCGTACCATCCACAGGCTGGAATCCCGGCTCGGTGTGCGGCTGTTTAATCGCACCACGCGTAACGTAAAACTGACCAGCGATGGCGAGTTGTATCGTGCTCAGTGCCAGCAGGCGCTGGATCAAATCGCCAATGCCGAACGTGTGCTGACCGGGCAGCAAAGCCACGCGAAAGGGTTACTGCGCGTCAGTGTTGGCACAGTGTATGGTCATCATCGTTTGGTGCCACTGCTGCCCGCTTTTATGGCGAAATACCCGGATATCGATATCGAGCTGAATATCTCGAACCGCAACATTGATTTTATTGATGATGGCTACGATCTGGCGATCCGCATGGGCGAGCCCCGGGATTCGCGCGTAGTGGCACGTAAACTCGAAGATGCCAGCGTCGGCGTGTTTGGCGCGCCTGATTATTTGCGCCAGCACGGGCGCCCAACCTGTCTCGAAACCCTGCACCAACATGATCTGATCCAGTTTATTCTGCCCAGCACCGGGCGCCCGGTATCGTGGATTTTTCGCGATGAAGAAGGTGAAGAGATGGATTTTAGTTTCAGCAGCCGTCGCCGGGTGCATGAAGATGTGCTGGCGGGCGTGGGTTGGGCCATTGCGGGCGGGGGATTATTTCAGATTTATCACTTTGTGGCGGCTGATGCTGTCGCACAAGGACGGCTCGAAGAGGTGATGCAAGAGATGGGCGGTCGTGTGCGCCCTTTTTACATCCTTTACCCGCAAAACCGGCACTTATCGGCAAGAGTCAGAGCGTTTGTCGATTACCTGGTCACAACGCTCAGATAA
- the cedA gene encoding cell division activator CedA — protein MKPFRQQNRVVISYVPRVEPAPPDHASKVEGYRDVWLLRGKYVAFVLMGARFRRSPVFSVPEAAQRWAMQMRQEGEIDEEE, from the coding sequence ATGAAACCTTTTCGTCAACAAAACCGAGTCGTTATTAGCTATGTCCCGCGTGTCGAACCGGCACCGCCCGATCACGCATCGAAAGTTGAAGGCTATCGCGATGTCTGGTTGTTACGTGGCAAATATGTGGCGTTTGTGTTGATGGGCGCACGTTTTCGCCGCTCACCCGTTTTTAGTGTGCCGGAAGCGGCGCAGCGCTGGGCAATGCAAATGCGCCAGGAGGGCGAAATCGACGAAGAAGAGTAA
- the katE gene encoding catalase HPII, which yields MSHNEKDTHKPQSPVHDASESRPGLDSLAPEDNSHRPSPQPTAPGEQPTAPGSLKAPDTSNDKLSALETFRKGSENFPLTTNQGVRISDDQNSLRAGTRGPTLLEDFILREKITHFDHERIPERIVHARGSAAHGYFQPYRSLKDITKADFLSDPDKITPVFVRFSTVQGGAGSADTVRDIRGFATKFYTEEGIFDLVGNNTPVFFIQDAHKFPDFVHAVKPEPHWAIPQGGSAHDTFWDYVSLQPETLHNVIWAMSDRGIPRSYRTMEGFGIHTFRLINADGKATFVRFHWKPLAGKASLVWDESQKLTGRDPDFHRRELWEAIEAGDYPEYELGLQLIPEEDEFKFDFDLLDPTKLIPEELVPVQRVGKMVLNRNPDNFFAENEQVAFHPGHIVPGLDFTNDPLLQGRLFSYTDTQISRLGGPNFHEIPINRPTCPYHNLQRDGMHRMDIDTNPANYEPNSINDNWPRETPPGPKRGGFESYQERVEGQKVRERSPSFGEYYSHPRLFWLSQTPFEQRHIVDAFSFELSKVARPYIRERVVDQLAHIDVQLAQAVAKNLGLTLTDDQRNIAPPPDVNGLQKDPALSLYAIPDGDVKGRVVAVLLHDNVSASDVLTLLQGLKAKGVHAKLLYSRMGEVTADDGSKLPVAATFAGSPSLTVDGVFVPGGDVSTLLQNGDAKYYLLEAYKHLKTIALAGDARQFKALLNVDAQGEEGIVEGDSASTTLVDDFITQLAAHRVWSRISKIDSVPA from the coding sequence ATGTCGCATAATGAGAAAGACACTCACAAGCCGCAATCCCCGGTGCACGATGCCAGTGAATCCCGCCCCGGACTGGACTCACTTGCGCCCGAAGACAATTCTCACCGCCCTTCTCCTCAACCTACCGCGCCTGGCGAGCAACCTACGGCGCCGGGGAGCCTGAAAGCGCCGGATACGTCCAACGACAAACTGAGTGCCCTTGAGACTTTCCGCAAAGGCAGTGAAAACTTTCCCCTGACCACCAATCAGGGCGTACGAATCAGTGATGATCAAAATTCTCTGCGAGCAGGCACGCGCGGCCCTACGCTACTGGAAGATTTTATCCTGCGCGAGAAAATCACCCACTTCGACCATGAACGCATCCCGGAACGCATCGTGCATGCGCGCGGTTCCGCGGCACACGGCTACTTTCAGCCGTACCGCAGCTTGAAAGACATAACCAAAGCCGATTTTCTCTCTGACCCGGACAAGATAACGCCGGTGTTTGTGCGTTTCTCTACCGTACAGGGTGGCGCGGGTTCGGCGGATACCGTGCGTGATATCCGCGGTTTCGCCACCAAGTTTTACACAGAAGAGGGTATTTTCGACCTGGTCGGTAACAACACACCGGTCTTTTTTATTCAGGATGCGCACAAGTTCCCGGATTTTGTGCACGCGGTGAAACCCGAGCCGCACTGGGCGATTCCACAAGGTGGGAGCGCTCACGATACCTTCTGGGATTATGTTTCCCTGCAACCTGAAACGCTGCACAACGTTATCTGGGCGATGTCCGATCGCGGCATTCCGCGCAGCTATCGCACCATGGAAGGGTTTGGCATTCACACCTTCCGGCTGATCAACGCCGACGGTAAAGCAACGTTCGTGCGCTTTCACTGGAAACCGCTGGCGGGCAAAGCCTCGCTGGTCTGGGATGAGTCGCAGAAGTTGACCGGGCGCGATCCGGATTTCCATCGCCGCGAATTGTGGGAAGCCATCGAAGCTGGTGATTACCCGGAATACGAATTAGGTTTGCAATTGATCCCGGAAGAAGATGAATTCAAGTTTGATTTCGACCTGCTAGATCCCACCAAACTTATCCCGGAAGAGCTGGTTCCCGTGCAGCGCGTGGGCAAAATGGTGCTCAATCGCAACCCGGATAACTTTTTTGCCGAAAATGAACAGGTGGCTTTCCACCCAGGGCATATTGTTCCGGGGCTGGATTTCACCAACGATCCGCTGTTGCAGGGTCGGCTTTTCTCCTACACCGACACGCAAATTAGCCGTCTCGGCGGGCCGAATTTCCACGAAATCCCGATTAACCGTCCGACTTGCCCGTATCACAATTTGCAACGCGACGGTATGCACCGGATGGATATCGACACTAACCCGGCAAACTACGAACCGAACTCGATTAACGATAACTGGCCTCGTGAAACACCTCCAGGCCCGAAACGCGGTGGTTTTGAAAGCTATCAGGAGCGCGTCGAGGGGCAAAAAGTCCGCGAGCGCAGCCCCTCTTTTGGCGAATATTATTCGCATCCGCGCCTGTTCTGGCTGAGTCAGACGCCGTTTGAGCAACGCCATATTGTCGATGCGTTCAGCTTCGAACTCAGCAAAGTGGCGCGCCCTTACATTCGTGAGCGCGTTGTCGATCAACTGGCGCACATTGATGTGCAACTGGCGCAAGCGGTCGCGAAAAACCTGGGTCTCACGCTGACCGATGACCAGCGCAACATCGCCCCGCCGCCGGATGTGAACGGCCTGCAAAAAGATCCTGCCTTGAGCCTTTACGCTATTCCCGATGGCGATGTGAAAGGCCGCGTGGTGGCCGTTCTGCTGCACGATAATGTCAGCGCTTCGGATGTGCTTACCCTGTTGCAAGGGTTAAAAGCCAAAGGGGTTCATGCCAAATTGTTGTATTCGCGTATGGGCGAAGTCACGGCGGATGACGGTTCCAAACTGCCGGTAGCAGCAACGTTTGCCGGTTCACCGTCGCTCACCGTTGATGGCGTGTTCGTGCCGGGCGGCGATGTCAGTACACTTTTGCAAAATGGCGATGCGAAATATTACCTTTTGGAAGCCTACAAGCACCTGAAAACCATCGCGCTTGCCGGTGACGCGCGTCAGTTTAAAGCGCTTCTCAATGTGGATGCGCAAGGTGAAGAAGGCATTGTGGAAGGTGATAGCGCTTCAACCACGCTGGTGGATGATTTTATCACCCAGCTTGCGGCGCACCGTGTTTGGTCACGCATCAGTAAAATCGACAGCGTGCCAGCCTAG
- the osmE gene encoding osmotically-inducible lipoprotein OsmE yields the protein MNKNIAGILGAAAVLTMLAGCTAYDRAKDQVSQPVVKDVKKGMSRQQVMQIAGRPSSEVTMIHARGTCQTYILGQRDGKTETYFVALDDTGHVMNSGYQSCAEYDTDPQTKQ from the coding sequence ATGAATAAGAACATCGCAGGAATTCTGGGCGCCGCGGCGGTACTGACAATGCTGGCAGGTTGTACTGCTTATGATCGCGCCAAAGATCAGGTTAGCCAACCCGTCGTGAAAGATGTGAAAAAAGGCATGAGTCGCCAGCAGGTGATGCAGATTGCGGGTCGTCCTTCTTCTGAAGTGACCATGATCCACGCGCGTGGTACCTGCCAGACTTATATCCTGGGCCAGCGTGACGGTAAAACCGAAACGTATTTTGTGGCACTGGATGACACCGGTCACGTAATGAACTCGGGCTACCAGAGCTGTGCCGAATACGACACGGATCCGCAAACTAAGCAGTAA
- the nadE gene encoding ammonia-dependent NAD(+) synthetase has translation MALQQEIIEALGVKPTINAEEEVRRSVDFLKTYLKTYPFLKSLILGISGGQDSTLAGKICQTAISELREESGDTAYQFIAVRLPYGAQADEQDCQDAINFIKPDRVLTVNIKASVLASEQALRDAGIELSDFVRGNEKARERMKAQYSIAGMSKGVVVGTDHAAEAVTGFFTKYGDGGTDINPLFRLNKRQGKQLLAYLGCPEHLYKKAPTADLEDDRPSLPDEAALGVTYENIDDYLEGKTLDAATAQIIEGWYLKTEHKRRPPITVFDDFWKQQ, from the coding sequence ATGGCTCTGCAACAAGAGATTATTGAGGCACTGGGCGTCAAGCCTACGATCAATGCCGAGGAAGAAGTTCGCCGTAGCGTGGATTTTCTGAAAACCTATCTGAAAACCTATCCCTTTTTAAAATCCCTGATCCTTGGCATTAGCGGCGGTCAAGATTCCACACTGGCGGGCAAAATTTGCCAGACGGCCATCAGCGAGCTGCGCGAAGAGAGCGGCGACACGGCTTATCAGTTTATCGCCGTCCGTCTGCCTTACGGCGCGCAAGCCGATGAGCAAGATTGCCAGGACGCTATTAACTTTATCAAGCCGGATCGCGTGCTGACCGTAAACATCAAAGCTTCGGTGCTGGCGAGCGAGCAGGCGCTGCGCGATGCGGGTATTGAGCTGAGCGATTTTGTGCGCGGCAACGAGAAAGCGCGCGAACGTATGAAAGCCCAGTACAGCATCGCCGGAATGAGCAAAGGCGTGGTGGTCGGCACCGATCACGCAGCCGAAGCGGTGACCGGCTTCTTCACCAAATATGGCGATGGCGGTACGGATATCAATCCGTTATTCCGCCTTAACAAGCGTCAGGGCAAACAGTTGCTGGCTTATTTGGGTTGCCCAGAGCATCTCTACAAAAAAGCGCCGACGGCGGATCTGGAAGACGATCGCCCTTCTTTGCCGGATGAAGCCGCGCTGGGTGTGACTTATGAAAATATCGATGATTATCTGGAAGGCAAAACGCTGGATGCGGCTACCGCCCAGATCATTGAGGGCTGGTATCTGAAAACCGAGCACAAACGTCGCCCGCCGATCACCGTTTTCGACGATTTCTGGAAACAGCAGTAA